From one Drosophila subpulchrella strain 33 F10 #4 breed RU33 chromosome 3L, RU_Dsub_v1.1 Primary Assembly, whole genome shotgun sequence genomic stretch:
- the LOC119553380 gene encoding toll-like receptor Tollo, giving the protein MLATTHMLYVLIATWVIPIFGAALSKTVLYQAPDECRWSGGGEHDITLVCHLRTINSELENTNFSVIQPQNTVRLRLECNDALFFQSSLSPDSFRSLVELRDLTIEYCKLGNLTDGSFRGLQELRNLTIRTHNGDWSTMSLEMASNSFVEFRQLERLDLSLNNIWLIPDGMVCPLKSLQHLNASYNKIQDISNFYFSASLSSRKARVCGSTLQSLDLSANKMVSLPTAMLSALGRLTHLNMAKNSMSFLADRAFEGLLSLRVVDLSANRLTSLPPELFAETKQLQEIYLRNNSINVLAPGIFGELAELLVLDLASNELNSQWINAATFVGLKRLMMLDLSANKISRLEAHIFRPLASLQILKLEENYIDQLPGGIFADLTNLHTLILSRNRISVIEQRTLQGLNNLLVLSLDFNRISRLDQRSLINCSQLQDLHLNDNKLQAVPEALVHVPLLKTLDVGENMIGQIENTSITQLENLYGLRMTENSLTHIRRGVFDRMSSLQILNLSQNKLKSIEAGSLQRNGQLQAIRLDGNQLKSIAGLFTELPNLVWLNISGNRLEKFDYSHIPIGLQWLDVRANRITQLGNYFEIESELSLSTFDASYNLLTEITASSIPNSVEVLYLNDNQISKIQPYTFFKKPNLTRVDLVRNRLTTLEPNALRLSPIAEDREIPEFYIGHNAYECDCNLDWLQKVNRESRTQPQLMDLDQIHCRLAYARGSSHVSLIEAKSDDFLCKYASHCFALCHCCDFQACDCKMECPDRCSCYHDQSWTSNVVDCSRASYEQTLPSHIPMDSTQLYLDGNNFRELQSHAFIGRKRLKVLHLNHSRIELLHNRTFYGLLELEVLQLQSNQLKALNGNEFQGLDNLQELYLQHNAIATIDTLTFTHLYHLKILRLDHNAITSFAVWNFLPSYLNEVRLAANPWTCNCEFIDKFRDYVNRHEYVVDKLKMKCDVISGNGTQEMVIFPGSGEASALPVVQCSQTLPLGLDNNFNYAEQAGGENASNATSTKMILNQPPKLDYIPILVAILTAFIFVMICTSLVFIFRQEMRVWCHSRFGVRLFYNAQKDVDKNEREKLFDAFVSYSSKDELFVNEELAPMLELGEHRYKLCLHQRDFPVGGYLPETIVQAIDSSRRTIMVVSENFIKSEWCRFEFKSAHQSVLRDRRRRLIVIVLGEVPQKELDPDLRLYLKTNTYLQWGDKLFWQKLRFALPDVSSSQRSNVPGQSCHVPINHAAYHHHHHVHQQAMPLPHSVHHHQQQFMLPPPPQQPGSFRRQPSLQQQQHQQQQLQQQQQQLRGSNSATQQQQQQQAALLMGGGSVGGPAPQMIPLAGGIQQQSLPLPPTQQPTPASRNLHM; this is encoded by the coding sequence ATGCTGGCCACCACCCACATGCTGTACGTGCTGATTGCCACCTGGGTAATACCCATTTTCGGGGCCGCCCTCAGCAAGACGGTGTTGTACCAGGCTCCCGACGAGTGCCGCTGGTCCGGCGGCGGGGAGCACGACATCACCCTGGTCTGCCACCTGCGGACCATCAACTCGGAGCTGGAGAACACCAACTTCAGCGTGATCCAGCCGCAGAACACGGTTCGTCTGCGGCTGGAGTGCAACGATGCGCTGTTCTTCCAGAGCAGCCTGAGCCCGGACAGCTTCAGGTCCCTGGTGGAGCTGAGGGACCTCACCATAGAGTACTGCAAGCTGGGCAACCTCACGGACGGCTCCTTCCGTGGCCTCCAGGAGCTGAGGAACCTCACCATTCGCACCCACAATGGGGATTGGTCCACCATGTCGCTGGAGATGGCCTCCAACAGTTTCGTGGAGTTCCGCCAGCTGGAGCGGCTGGACCTCAGTCTGAACAACATCTGGCTCATCCCCGATGGCATGGTCTGCCCCCTGAAGTCCCTGCAGCACCTGAATGCCTCGTACAACAAGATCCAGGACATCAGCAACTTCTACTTCAGCGCCTCGTTGAGCTCCAGGAAGGCCCGAGTCTGCGGCTCCACGCTGCAGAGTCTGGATCTGAGTGCCAACAAGATGGTCAGCCTGCCCACGGCCATGTTGTCGGCCCTGGGAAGACTGACCCACCTGAATATGGCCAAGAACAGCATGAGTTTCCTGGCCGATCGCGCCTTTGAGGGTCTCCTCTCGCTGAGGGTTGTGGATCTCTCGGCCAATCGTTTGACCTCTTTGCCACCGGAACTCTTCGCAGAGACCAAGCAACTGCAGGAGATCTATCTGAGGAACAACTCCATCAACGTCTTGGCCCCCGGAATCTTCGGTGAACTGGCCGAGCTCCTGGTTCTGGACCTGGCCAGCAACGAACTCAACTCCCAGTGGATCAATGCAGCCACCTTTGTGGGTCTCAAGCGCCTCATGATGCTCGATCTGTCGGCCAATAAGATCAGCCGTTTGGAGGCGCACATCTTCAGACCCCTGGCCAGTTTGCAGATCCTGAAGCTGGAGGAGAACTACATCGATCAGCTGCCGGGAGGAATCTTTGCGGATTTGACCAACCTGCACACCCTCATCCTGTCGCGCAATCGCATCTCGGTCATCGAGCAGCGCACTCTACAGGGTCTGAACAATCTCCTGGTACTCTCCCTGGACTTCAACCGAATCTCCCGGCTGGATCAGAGATCCCTGATCAACTGCAGCCAGCTGCAGGATCTGCACTTGAACGACAACAAACTGCAGGCTGTGCCGGAGGCCCTGGTCCATGTGCCCCTGCTCAAGACCCTGGATGTGGGCGAGAACATGATCGGTCAGATCGAGAACACGAGCATCACGCAGCTGGAGAATCTGTACGGTCTGCGGATGACGGAGAACTCCCTCACCCACATCCGGCGAGGTGTTTTCGATCGTATGAGCTCCCTGCAGATCCTCAACCTGTCCCAGAACAAACTGAAGTCCATCGAGGCGGGTTCTCTGCAAAGGAATGGCCAACTCCAGGCCATCCGTCTGGATGGCAATCAGTTGAAGTCCATTGCTGGTCTCTTCACCGAACTGCCCAACTTGGTGTGGCTGAATATCTCGGGCAATCGTTTGGAGAAGTTCGATTATTCGCACATTCCCATCGGCCTTCAGTGGCTGGATGTGCGGGCCAACAGGATCACCCAGCTGGGAAACTACTTTGAGATCGAAAGCGAACTGAGTCTCAGCACCTTTGATGCCAGCTACAATTTGCTGACGGAGATTACAGCAAGCTCCATTCCGAATAGTGTGGAGGTGCTCTACCTGAACGACAACCAGATTTCCAAGATCCAGCCGTACACGTTCTTCAAGAAGCCCAACCTGACCAGGGTGGACTTGGTGAGGAATCGCCTGACCACCTTGGAGCCCAATGCCCTGCGCTTATCGCCCATTGCTGAGGATCGGGAGATCCCGGAGTTCTACATTGGCCACAATGCCTACGAGTGTGACTGTAACCTGGACTGGTTGCAAAAGGTGAACCGAGAGTCCCGTACTCAGCCACAACTCATGGATCTGGACCAGATCCACTGCAGGTTGGCCTACGCCAGGGGATCCTCCCATGTCTCCCTCATCGAGGCCAAGTCGGATGACTTCCTCTGCAAGTACGCCTCTCACTGCTTTGCTCTGTGCCACTGCTGTGACTTCCAGGCCTGCGACTGCAAGATGGAGTGCCCGGATAGGTGTTCCTGCTACCACGATCAGTCCTGGACCTCCAATGTGGTGGACTGCAGCCGCGCTTCCTATGAGCAGACTCTGCCTTCCCACATTCCCATGGATTCCACGCAGTTGTATCTCGATGGCAACAACTTCCGGGAGCTGCAGAGTCACGCCTTCATCGGTCGCAAGAGGTTGAAGGTGCTGCACTTGAACCATTCGAGGATCGAGCTGCTCCACAACCGCACCTTCTACGGCCTCTTGGAACTGGAGGTTCTCCAGCTGCAGAGTAACCAACTGAAAGCGCTCAATGGCAACGAATTCCAGGGATTGGACAATCTCCAGGAGCTGTATCTGCAGCACAATGCCATCGCTACGATCGACACACTCACCTTCACGCACCTGTACCACCTGAAGATACTGCGATTGGATCACAATGCCATCACATCCTTCGCCGTCTGGAACTTCCTGCCCAGTTACCTGAACGAAGTTCGTCTGGCGGCGAATCCGTGGACCTGCAACTGCGAGTTCATCGATAAGTTCAGGGACTACGTGAACCGTCATGAGTACGTGGTGGATAAGCTGAAGATGAAATGCGATGTGATCAGCGGAAACGGCACACAGGAGATGGTCATATTCCCGGGATCTGGAGAGGCCAGCGCCCTGCCCGTGGTGCAGTGCAGTCAGACGCTGCCCTTGGGTCTGGATAACAACTTCAACTATGCAGAGCAGGCGGGTGGCGAGAACGCCTCGAATGCCACCTCCACGAAAATGATCCTCAACCAGCCCCCGAAACTGGACTACATACCCATCCTGGTGGCCATCCTGACGgcctttattttcgttatgaTCTGCACCTCGCTGGTGTTTATCTTCCGCCAGGAGATGCGCGTGTGGTGCCACTCGAGATTCGGAGTTAGGCTCTTCTACAACGCCCAGAAGGATGTGGACAAGAACGAGCGGGAGAAGCTCTTCGACGCCTTCGTTTCGTACTCCTCCAAGGATGAGCTGTTCGTCAACGAGGAGCTGGCTCCCATGCTGGAGCTGGGTGAGCACCGCTACAAGCTCTGCCTGCACCAGCGGGACTTCCCCGTGGGCGGCTACCTGCCGGAGACCATTGTCCAGGCCATCGACAGCAGCCGGAGGACCATAATGGTGGTCAGCGAGAACTTCATCAAGTCGGAGTGGTGCAGATTCGAGTTCAAGTCCGCCCATCAGTCAGTGCTGCGCGATCGTCGCCGGCGATTGATAGTCATTGTGCTGGGCGAGGTGCCCCAAAAGGAACTCGATCCCGATCTACGATTGTATCTGAAGACCAACACGTATCTGCAGTGGGGCGACAAGTTGTTTTGGCAGAAGCTGCGGTTCGCCCTACCGGATGTCTCCTCCTCGCAGCGCTCCAATGTTCCCGGCCAGAGTTGCCATGTGCCCATCAACCATGCCGCttaccaccaccaccaccacgtCCACCAGCAGGCAATGCCACTGCCCCACTCGGtgcaccaccaccagcagcagttcatgctgccgccgccgccccaGCAGCCCGGCAGCTTCCGCCGGCAACCGTccttgcagcagcagcaacatcagcagcagcaactgcaacagcagcagcagcaactgcgcGGCAGCAACAGCGCcacgcagcagcagcagcaacagcaggcgGCCTTGCTGATGGGCGGTGGGTCGGTGGGTGGGCCTGCGCCGCAGATGATCCCCCTGGCGGGTGGCATCCAGCAGCAGAGCCTCCCATTGCCCCCCACCCAGCAGCCGACGCCGGCGTCTAGGAATCTGCACATGTGA